From a single Streptomyces rubradiris genomic region:
- a CDS encoding acyl carrier protein, which translates to MSKDITIDDLRRIIARGLGVEGEDGLEGDLLDRSFEDLGLDSLAVMETAAVLQREFGIVIPDDELFDTDTPRALLDRARSVAASAG; encoded by the coding sequence ATGAGCAAGGACATCACCATCGACGACCTCCGTCGCATCATCGCCAGGGGGCTGGGCGTCGAGGGAGAGGACGGGCTGGAGGGCGACCTCCTCGACCGGAGCTTCGAGGATCTGGGCCTCGACTCGCTGGCCGTGATGGAGACGGCGGCCGTACTGCAGCGCGAATTCGGCATCGTCATCCCGGACGACGAGCTCTTCGACACCGACACGCCGCGGGCGCTGCTCGACCGTGCCCGGAGCGTCGCCGCCAGCGCGGGCTGA
- a CDS encoding ketosynthase chain-length factor has translation MTTAVVTGLGVVAPNGLGTEEFWKATLDGRDGIAEITRFDPAPYAAKRAGEVLDFDSAEHISARLLAQTDISTRFALAAADWALADAAVKPSEQVDYDMSVVTANALGGFEFTHRELRKLWSQGPEHVSVYESFAWFYAVNTGQISIRHGMRGPNKALVAEQAGGLDAIGHARRTIRQGTSLAVTGGVDSALDPWGWAGQLSGGRVSATAYRPFDADADGYIPGEGGAILVLEDLAAAQRRGAGQVYGAITGYASTFDPAPGSPRPPALRRAVELALADAGLAPGEVDVVFADAAGVGELDRQEAEAIAAVFGPSGVPVTAPKALSGRLYSGGGPLDVVAALLSIRDGVIPATANVAEVPADYRIDLVRGGPRYQPVRHALVLARGKWGFNAAIVVSALGD, from the coding sequence ATGACAACCGCTGTGGTGACGGGGCTCGGTGTGGTGGCCCCCAACGGGCTGGGCACCGAGGAGTTCTGGAAGGCCACGCTGGATGGCCGGGACGGAATCGCGGAGATCACCCGGTTCGACCCCGCGCCGTACGCGGCCAAGCGGGCCGGCGAGGTGCTGGACTTCGACTCCGCCGAGCACATCTCCGCGCGCCTGCTGGCGCAGACCGACATCTCCACCCGGTTCGCCCTGGCCGCCGCCGACTGGGCGCTCGCCGACGCCGCGGTGAAGCCGTCGGAGCAGGTCGACTACGACATGTCCGTGGTGACCGCCAACGCCCTGGGCGGCTTCGAGTTCACCCACCGGGAACTGCGGAAGCTGTGGTCCCAGGGGCCGGAGCACGTGAGCGTCTACGAGTCGTTCGCCTGGTTCTACGCCGTCAACACCGGCCAGATCTCCATCCGGCACGGCATGCGCGGGCCCAACAAGGCGCTGGTCGCCGAGCAGGCGGGCGGCCTGGACGCGATCGGCCACGCCCGGCGCACCATCCGCCAGGGCACCTCTCTCGCCGTCACCGGTGGTGTGGACTCCGCCCTGGACCCGTGGGGCTGGGCCGGCCAGCTCTCCGGCGGCCGGGTGAGCGCCACCGCCTACCGGCCGTTCGACGCGGACGCCGACGGCTACATCCCGGGCGAGGGCGGCGCGATCCTCGTCCTGGAGGACCTGGCGGCGGCTCAGCGCCGAGGCGCCGGTCAGGTGTACGGCGCGATCACCGGGTACGCCTCCACCTTCGACCCCGCCCCCGGCTCCCCGCGCCCGCCGGCGCTGCGCCGGGCCGTCGAACTGGCCCTCGCGGACGCGGGCCTGGCGCCGGGCGAGGTGGACGTGGTCTTCGCCGACGCGGCAGGGGTCGGCGAGCTGGACCGGCAGGAGGCCGAGGCGATCGCGGCGGTCTTCGGGCCGTCCGGCGTCCCTGTGACCGCCCCCAAGGCGCTGAGCGGCCGGCTCTACTCCGGCGGCGGTCCGCTGGACGTGGTCGCCGCGCTGCTCTCCATCCGCGACGGAGTGATCCCCGCGACCGCCAACGTCGCTGAGGTCCCCGCCGACTACCGGATCGACCTGGTCCGCGGTGGCCCCCGTTACCAGCCCGTGCGGCACGCCCTGGTGCTGGCACGCGGCAAGTGGGGCTTCAACGCGGCGATCGTCGTCAGCGCCCTGGGCGACTGA
- a CDS encoding beta-ketoacyl-[acyl-carrier-protein] synthase family protein, whose protein sequence is MSSRVVITGIGVRAPGASGTKEFWDLLSSGRTVTRRISFFDPSPYRSQVAGECDFDAVFEGLTAREIRRMDRSTQFAAVCADDAIADSGLEVDRLDPHRVGVSLGSAVAASTSLDVEYQILSDMGRHWTVSPEYLSPHMFDYLTPGAMPAELAWRIGAEGPVTMVSNGCTSGLDAVGNAVQLIREGSADIMLAGASDTPVTPIVVACFDAIKATTTYNDDPEHASRPFDASRNGFVLAEGSAMFVLETLEHARERGANIYAEVSGYATRGNAYHMTGLKKDGREMAEAIGVALAEAGKNPEDLDYINAHGSGTKQNDRHETAALKRSLGQHAYETPVSSIKSMVGHSLGAIGSIEIAASLLAIQNNVVPPTANLHEADPECDLDYVPVTARERRVDTVLSVGSGFGGFQSAVVLNRAGGTR, encoded by the coding sequence CAGTCGTGTCGTGATCACCGGAATCGGGGTGCGCGCACCGGGGGCATCCGGAACCAAGGAGTTCTGGGACCTGCTGAGTTCGGGCCGCACCGTCACCCGGCGGATCAGCTTCTTCGACCCCTCGCCCTACCGCTCCCAGGTGGCCGGGGAGTGCGACTTCGACGCCGTCTTCGAAGGGCTGACCGCCCGGGAGATACGGCGCATGGACCGGTCCACGCAGTTCGCGGCCGTATGCGCCGACGACGCGATCGCGGACAGCGGCCTGGAGGTGGACCGTCTCGACCCGCACCGCGTCGGCGTCAGCCTGGGCAGCGCGGTGGCCGCCTCCACCAGCCTGGATGTCGAGTACCAGATCCTGTCCGACATGGGGCGGCACTGGACGGTGAGCCCCGAGTACCTGTCCCCCCACATGTTCGACTACCTCACGCCGGGGGCGATGCCCGCCGAGCTGGCCTGGCGGATCGGGGCCGAGGGCCCGGTGACGATGGTCTCCAACGGCTGCACCTCGGGGCTCGACGCGGTCGGCAACGCCGTCCAGCTGATCCGTGAGGGTTCGGCGGACATCATGCTGGCCGGGGCGTCCGACACCCCGGTCACCCCGATCGTCGTCGCCTGCTTCGACGCCATCAAGGCCACCACCACCTACAACGACGACCCCGAACACGCGTCGCGTCCGTTCGACGCCTCCCGCAACGGGTTCGTCCTGGCCGAGGGCTCGGCCATGTTCGTGCTGGAGACGCTGGAGCACGCCCGGGAGCGGGGCGCGAACATCTACGCCGAGGTGAGCGGCTACGCCACCCGCGGCAACGCGTACCACATGACGGGCCTGAAGAAGGACGGCCGTGAGATGGCCGAGGCGATCGGCGTCGCGCTGGCCGAGGCGGGCAAGAACCCCGAGGACCTCGACTACATCAATGCCCACGGCTCGGGCACCAAGCAGAACGACCGGCACGAGACGGCCGCCTTGAAGCGCAGCCTCGGGCAGCACGCCTACGAGACGCCGGTCAGCTCGATCAAGTCGATGGTCGGTCACTCGCTCGGCGCCATCGGCTCCATCGAGATCGCCGCCAGTCTGCTGGCGATCCAGAACAACGTCGTACCCCCGACCGCCAACCTGCACGAGGCCGACCCCGAGTGCGACCTCGACTATGTGCCGGTCACCGCGCGCGAGCGGCGCGTGGACACCGTGCTGAGCGTGGGCAGCGGCTTCGGTGGATTCCAAAGCGCAGTCGTGCTGAACCGGGCTGGAGGAACGCGATGA